From the genome of Electrophorus electricus isolate fEleEle1 chromosome 14, fEleEle1.pri, whole genome shotgun sequence:
TCTTGCACAGAACTGACTTTTTTGGATGAAGACCCCCAGCTCTCGCTCAGATCATGCTTGGTGGAGTTTACTAATGCAgactttatttctgttttttgacCCTAATCATTCACTTGTCTGCTGCGGGGCATTTTAACGAAGCGATGATGCCAAGCGAGCGGATCACACGGACTCCCCCGACACCACCTGCAAGCGTTGCTCTTAACACATCGATCAAGCGATTTTCTAGGCTCGGGAGAAAGCAGAGCAATGGATCTGTCCAGTGAGTGATCCGCCTGATTGATAAACTGTAGTGAAAGAcagctatctctctctcagccaaatGCTCTTATACCCTTTGAAACTTTAGTCTATAGTTTATTCtataggttttttttctcccatttcCCTTGTAAATTTAAGGGCTGAAAGAGAAACCCTTGTGCCTTCAAACTAAGAAGATTATAAATCGTAATCTGCACACtattctttgattttttttttttaatgggctGAGTGGTTCAAGGTTCACATCTTGTGCATATTCAAATCTCTGAGCTTCCACTCTTCCGTTCCCATCGGAGGATCTCTGTTACTACTGCATGCATAAGGAGAAAGCAAATGAAGACTGAAGATTCACGGTCTCCATAGGGAGAGTGTAGGTGTAAGGTGTGCATGTGCCGGGCACTTTTGTGATGCCACCGTGTTTATTCCACCACCTTGTCCTCCCCTGACCAGGTCCAGCTCGTCCAGTGGCACAGCCCGGTCAATTGAGAGTGTGGGCGTCAGACAGCCAGCCAAGATCAAGGTCCGCCAGCACCAGCACCGCCTGTCCTGCGTGTTCAGACGCAGCGTGCTTGGGCACCGCGGGGAGATGACTACAGCAGGGAATGAGATGGCAGTGATGGATGACCTCTCGGAGCTGTCCAATCACATCACTGCACCGGGCATTCTGAAGATTTTTGGCAACGAGATTTGTGAAGGTGCCAACTACAAGAGTGTGCTGGCCACAACTCACTCCAGCGCCAGAGAACTGGTCAAAGAGGCTCTTGAGAGGTGAGGGAAGCCTTTAGGTGTTTGCTTGGGTTTATTTGCATTTCCGTGGTATACACTACAccatctttaaaatgtatttgcatttatCTTAGTGCTTCAGTTGATCAAGTATCAAATAAAGCACCAATGAAAAAGAtgctattttattattttataactcatgactgtattttatttttcaattttatttaatgtcttCATACACCATAGTATGGAATTTTGTTATAACTAAAAGCttagcaaaaataatatttatgaaacTCCAGCTCAGTAGATAAAATACAGCCATTTATAATCTTTACCTTTTAGGGTGTCAGTTACAGGAACTCTCACTTACAGTAACACCAGAACTTCTGTTCCACTAGTTCTTGTTTGAGTCTTTATAAGGAGGAAAAGGAATCGAAGGACATTAAACCACATGTGAGATGCCACACCACAATTCAAGGCTGGACTCACCCTCAACTCTTCCCTTCACTATTCAGTAAAAACCCAACAATCTGTCCTGAGAGAGTCTCTGAAAGAAGAGTGCTGGTGTTTATGTGCCTTATGACAAGAGgataaatgtttcagttaagTGAGCTGTCTGTAGGATCAGTTACACATTGTTGAAAAATTCATAGctgctgtaaataaaatgaactttaCTGAGGATTTGAAACTAAATGCTTCAAACgtataaaattgttttaaaagccTGAATCAGCCGGGGTGCACATGGGCAGAGGTCGGCTGGATCTACGCTTTATGTTTGTATGCcaaatgtctctttttctttggaGAAATTCAAGCAGAAGTGAATTCCTTGGTGAATCCAAAGCTCTGGGATGCTGACGCCAGTCTTTTAGAAACGgaatttctttcacttttttcttaTTCCAAaaccaaaagtgtgtgtgtgtgtgtgtgtgtgtgtgtgtgtgtgagtgtgtgtgtgtgtgtgtgtgtgtgtatgtgagtgtgtgtgtgtgtgtgtgtgtgtgtgtgtgtgagtgtgtgtgtgtatatgagtgagtgtgtgtgtgtgagtgtgtgtgtgtgtgtatgtgagtgtgtgtgtgtttgtgtgtgtgtgtgattgtgtgtgtgtatatgagtgtgtctgtgtgtgtgtgagtctgtgtgtgtgtgtgtgtgtatgtggggcgGGGGTGTGAAtagttgacttttttttcttttactattaGTTTTATTAAGTGCATGCGGAATAGCTACCTGACATAAAGGACTCTATAAAAGACATTGTTTGTGTTGATTCTATTACAATTATGTTGAGACCTGCTTGGACCCCAAGCTGTTTCTTGCATTTTCACTGTAGCcctaaaacatttgaatattcatTCTAGCTCCAGAACATTCTAACAGTCACGTACAGTCCCTATGTGTAAGCATGACTAAGATTTAGTATTTTCGCAGGTACTCTCTGAGCAAAACCGAGGCAGACGCCTACGTGCTGTGCGACGTCATCGGCCGCATCGGGGAGCAGGACTGGCATCCTGAGTGCCTGCGCGTGGTCGGCGACAACGAGAGGCCGCTCCTCCTCCAGTCCCTCTGGAAACCCCGGGAGGGCTTTGCCCGGCGCTTCGAGATCCAGCGGAGGGCCAGCGTGGAAGAGCGGACCTCCAAAGACAAGGACACAGTGACCGCAGGTACACCACCCGCACCGCCCTTTTTTCACGGGGCTTCCCCTGCACGCATTGCCATGCTGCAAAATGGGCGTATTTTTACGTCCTCTTCTGACCAATCTTCCAAAGACACTGtcatctctgtttctgtttaaagGGAACTAAATTGCTTGCCCACTTTTAAtctgtgtttacttgtttatttattttgttccccAGTTGAGCTTGCTTCCTCCACACCCTCCATTTCAAGTTCTTGATGGCTTTGGCCCTTGTACAGGATGCCAGTTTTTGTAGCTGAGCTCTGATGTTAACCATCTCCAATTAGAGTCGTGCCCTTGACAGGTTAAACATTTGGGTGTTGTGTGTAATGAACGTGTCGTAGTTGGCTTAGCATAAAGCTTTGACGTCTCACAGTCATTCACACTCATTGTGTTTCTCCTGTACTCTACCACAGGGATCAATGCTCAGGCCCGTAGACTGCAGAAGACGCGCTCACGGGGGAGGTCTGTGGTGCTGGACGGAGGCGGGGTTGATGGCGTTGAGGGTGGCGGCCCTGCCCTGCAGAAGAGTCTCAGTGAAGCAGACCTTGGGCCGGAGTGCCTTATCCAGCCTGGGCCCTCCCCTGAGCCCCAAGAGACCCTCACTAGCCAATCGCTTAGGTGGGGAGGCGGGGCCCACAAAATGCTGTGCTCTccagacagtgaaagagaagagacagagagtagcGCTGACAACTCCACAGAGTACTCCTTTCACCCACCCCAAAACCTCCCCTATTTCCTGCTACTGCAGGGCTTCAGTTACACACAGGTAAGAGAGACCACTCCATTCCCACACCTCACATGcaccaacacctccacctccactacaCCTTCCTCTACCTTCCTCTCGCGATCGTCTCCTCCCTGCTACTGTTTTTGTGGAATTTTTGGCAAAGCGTTAAAGCGTTCTCTTTCTGGCAGTATTGCATGTTGTGACACATATGTCCCATATCATACGTGTCCACTATAACAAAGaatgtttgtgcagtgtgtttctctgttaGCCCGTGGTAACTCAGAAAGGGACTGCATAGTTTTGCTCTCTTGCTTTGGGTCAATGCAGCCCGTGTGACGTCAATATGAATGGAACAAAGCTTAATTCCATAACACCAGAAACCCACTGGAAATAGACACAGAGAAATCGCCAGTGCCAGGCAGAGGGGAAAGTCCCCTGAAAAACAGCcatgtgtgcaaaaaaaaaaattggctggatataaacacagaacaggaaGGAGTGTGGCGAACATGGGGTGTCTCGAGGGCGGACACATTTCCTGACAGATTAGCTTTGTCTGATGAGTGATTAGCACCACAGgagtttgcacacacacatctaacaccAGATCTGTCACCAGATCTATGAACTctggaacattttaaaacaaaataaaatatcaatttaaatgaaaaacataactcaaataaaatcacatttgaatAGAAATTTAAATAGACCAAATTTAAATAGAAGGTGTTAGAAAGATCTATACGAACTAGGAACTAAAAGAAGtgctaaacatttaaaatgccaaAAGAGTTCAAATTGTTCAGCTCAGATGAAAGCTGGCAGAATAAAgtaagaattaaaagaaataaatgtgcatTATAACACTACAAGATAAATGTgctaaacaaagacacaagaaaCAAGAACATTTTCAATCTGGTTACATTTGGGGCATGTCTAGAATTATAAAGAAGGTTCTTCCTGCTTTTGGCAGCATAGTGACTCAAAGTTGCCTCTCCATGTTTGGTTCTAATTCTAGACACTGCAAAGGTGCTAATGAGGTTTTATACTTCAGCTAGGCTTTATACTCAGCAAGCAAATCAAAGATGTATTTGGGTTCTAGGCTGAAGAGGACCTTGACATCAATTTTGTTAACCAGTGTAAGGATTTGAGAACTGCAGTAATGTGGTCAGGTCTCTTTGTTCTGGTAAGTGTTCTAGCAGCTGCATTTGGAATAAGCTGTAACTGTTTTGTGGACTTGGGAAGGCCAGCATAAAAATTACTGCGGCAGTCCAGCCTGCTGGAGAGGAAGGCAAGGATTAGTTTCTCTAGATCCGGCCTGAACATGAAGTGTTTAAACTTTGATGTCCTTCGATGGTAAAAAAGCTTCCCTTTTTACAGATTTGAAGTGACTGCTGAAGTTCAGATCTAAATCCATTATCATACCAAACTTCAAGGGTCTGGTGTCACAATGAGCACTGACCTCAATTCTTTGCTCTTTACTATGAAATATAATTActcatcttttctttgtttagttgTATAAATCTTCTTCTCATTCAGTTGTTTATTAGTTGTATGTACTTATTCAAATTGTAGGTAGAGCTGTAGTCATTTGGGAAGAGAGGGATAAATCTGTAGGTCATCTATTTAGATATGATAAgctattttgctgtttttaaggAATTAACCTTAGAGACTGAACAGGAGGGACCCCAGAATATATTCTTGTGGGACACCACAGGACAAGGATGCTTGTTGAGATGCATGATTGCCAGTGGATGTAAAGTAGCTCCTACATTACTAGCATGATCTGAACCAGCTAAGCACTGTTCCAGATAGCCCTACCAGTCTGTTCCAGTCTAAGGACTGTTCCAGATAGCCCTACCAGTCTGTTCCAGTCTAAGGACTGTTCCAGATAGCCCTACCAGTCTGTTTCCAGTCTAAGGACTGTTCCAGATAGCCCTTCCAGTCTGTTCCAGTCTAAGGACTGTTCCAGATAGCCCTACAAGTCTGTTTCCAGTCTGTTTAAGAGGATGTTGTAATCGATAGTTTCAAATGCAGCACTAAGATcaagaaaaatgtcattcacATTTCTCATTGCTATGGTTCAGCCGGAAACCTGATAGGAAGTACCCAAATATAACAACAATCAGATTAATTCTAAAATGTTGCTGAGCTGATTGAAGACAACTTCATCAGTTTTCTTACTTAttctataaataataaatccatTGCTATACAGCTTTTTTGTAAAAATTCCCCAAGGGTTTTCTGGTCAATAGCAATGAATTGGGACAtagtattaaaattattattgatcTAGATGTCTGTTGTCTGGCATAGTAGTGGCCGTCTGATTTGGGGTATTTAACCATTGAAAAATGTTCATTATGGTGTCTCAGTTTGCCAAAGACTGGGAATAAAGTGCAGGCATTATTTATGATCTTCCTGATGTCATGGAAATAGGATTTCTGGCTTTACGTACATCTCGGTTGTAGCTATTAAATCTCTCTCTGTAGATGACATAGTGAATTTGGAGTTTAGTGTGTCTCCATCTACTCCCAGCCTTCCTGCCTTTACTGTTCTGGGTTGTTATTACCATGCAGCACTGCCATTGTGCTCTCTGTTTACCAGAACGATGCTGTGTTGTCAGATGTTGTGCTTGATATTTCAGGCATAGCACCAAAAAATAGCCCTTAATTTCCTCAGACGCCCTTAATGTCCTTTTCTTTATAACACAAACTCAGTATCCTGAAAAGATATTGTTTACTACAACTGGCTTGTGCTAGATTGGCGCCTGGTAAACACAGCTTCCATTGTTTCGTGTCCAGTGTGGGCTCTTTAGGCAACCTACATCAGCCCAAGAGCACACTGTGCCAGGACCAAACTGAAACCTCAAGCTACCAGCTTGTCTGGACTGCACAAGTTATAAGTGCACCTGGCCATCTGTCCATGGTGGTGTCGTCCCCCCTCTGTCACTTTCAATCATTTGTGTAGTTTCATCTGAGGACAGCAGAGCATATCATAGAGTGAGAACTTTGTGCTGAGTGCAGCTGTGTCTTTCTGTATGCTTAATTATTGTATCAGTGAAGTTTTGTAGTTTACAACAGCACACAGTGGAACAGTGGCACTATGTCACCATATCAAGAAAAATCTTAAAAGCATTAAAGTAGGCTTTTGCTCTAAAGTTTTAGATTAAAGACGTGAGTTAAGGgaataaatgtgtttctttttatttcagtgtttgtaCATTTAGCAATTAACTGAAAAGCTACTAGTCTAAAACtcaacatttacataaatatggTCTAAAATGTCTGTTCCATTTCACTCCATGTTAAGGATTTCATCATCTATCCACTGACTGGGAGCTGCACAGATTTCGGTAATGGTGCCGAGAAGTCTGAGCGGGAGAACGCTGTGGGCGTGGATCTCTGGGCCCCGGACATCCAACCACAGCACTGCAGCGTACGTCGACTGGCGGCTGCGCCGACCTCAGAGCTTGAGTTCAGCAGAGAGCCAGGGCTCACGGTCCTCACGCCCCTGAACGGAGCTGTTGTCAAGAGGAATGGCGCTGTCATTAACCGGGAGGTCCAACTGCAGTCGGGAGACATCATAGGCCTCGGGGCCCATTATCTCTTCATGTTCAAGGACCCTACCGACGAGGCGGGACTTGCATGTGCCGTGAACCTACCTTGGTTGGGTGAGCCATTCGGGGTTTATTCTCCCAGGATGCCTCCTCTCTGCAAGATGTGTATCTTATCCATATCCAGGGACCCACAGGTTCCTGAGGCTCTAGAGAAAGCCCTGCCCTGCCTGAGAGGTGCTGATGGAAGACCGCTTGTTCTCAGCTATGCTGTTGCACAAGAGGCGTGGGTCTTGCAAGAGATCTTTACACGGGTAGACCACCGTGATGAAATGCACAAACTTGCCTCATCTTTCatgctgtgtctgtgcctcCAGCAGTCAGCCACACATTTCCCCATGGCTGACTTGCGACGACTTCTCTTACAGATAACCAATGAGGTTCAGATGGCTGTTTGGGTAAGCTTTGAATTCCTGTGGCAGCACAGTAAGGATTGCTTTTCTCTGTTAGTGTTTTGAGGTAATCAGACATATGTACTCTTTTCTTTTCATAGGAAAGTGCAAAGGAGCTTGCAGCTCTCCAACCTGAAATGTAGGCAAAATATAACACattagttttctctctctctctctctctctctctctctctctctctctctctctctctttctctctctctctctttttctctctctctctctctctttctcactctctcttttttctctctctctctctctctttctcactctctctctctctctctctctctctttctctctctctctctctctctctctctctctctttctctctctctctctctctctctttctcactctctcttttttctctctctctctctctctttctcactctctctctctctctctctctctctttctctctctctctctctctctctctctttctctctctctctctctctctttctcactctctcttttttctctctctctctctctttctcactctcactctctctctctctctctctctctctctctctctctctctctttctctctctctctttctctctctctctctttttctctctctctctctctttctcactctcttttttctctctctctctctctttctcactctctctctctctctctctttctctctctctctctctctctctctttctctctctctctctctctctttctcactctcttttttctctctctctctctttctcactctctctctctctctctctctctttctctctctctctctctctctctctttctctctctctctctctctctttctcactctcttttttctctctctctctctttctcactctcactctctctcactctctctctctctctttctcactctctctctctctctctcactctctcttttttctctctctctctctctctctttctcactctcactctctctctctctctctctctctcactctctctctctctctctctctctcactctctctctctctcactctcactctctctctctctctctctctctcactctcactctctctctctctctcactc
Proteins encoded in this window:
- the si:ch211-176g6.2 gene encoding ras-associating and dilute domain-containing protein isoform X1 yields the protein MMPSERITRTPPTPPASVALNTSIKRFSRLGRKQSNGSVQSSSSSGTARSIESVGVRQPAKIKVRQHQHRLSCVFRRSVLGHRGEMTTAGNEMAVMDDLSELSNHITAPGILKIFGNEICEGANYKSVLATTHSSARELVKEALERYSLSKTEADAYVLCDVIGRIGEQDWHPECLRVVGDNERPLLLQSLWKPREGFARRFEIQRRASVEERTSKDKDTVTAGINAQARRLQKTRSRGRSVVLDGGGVDGVEGGGPALQKSLSEADLGPECLIQPGPSPEPQETLTSQSLRWGGGAHKMLCSPDSEREETESSADNSTEYSFHPPQNLPYFLLLQGFSYTQDFIIYPLTGSCTDFGNGAEKSERENAVGVDLWAPDIQPQHCSVRRLAAAPTSELEFSREPGLTVLTPLNGAVVKRNGAVINREVQLQSGDIIGLGAHYLFMFKDPTDEAGLACAVNLPWLGEPFGVYSPRMPPLCKMCILSISRDPQVPEALEKALPCLRGADGRPLVLSYAVAQEAWVLQEIFTRVDHRDEMHKLASSFMLCLCLQQSATHFPMADLRRLLLQITNEVQMAVWESAKELAALQPEIEDGEETEVLCAVSTEKLLGGLKPLVLWMANSIELLHFIHQEVPRLLHGISQEEEEEEEDCMAVLELRLSTIRPASEEAMTVLEEVVLFTFQQCVYYLTKLLYRGLPSLLDSNPFSENGQMQIPEDVGSVLDIFTKTMNLVKDFHVHPEITLQLFTYLFFFGNTFLFNLLMERGSEGSFYTWSCGVQIRANLDLLMDWAYAASLGELAQNYLLKLSSAVNLLAMPREHLLQASWSSLRVEFAHLSPAQLHHMLGEYHLRQACPPAWTPSSDEAEAALRAADILESFDDHPSLILPLDGFLLDIKKPFTESNLIKQLSQLQMTINNLESSSHATQSSQCGSAVPLKARRTKMEVAPRAHLEQRHTEVALSRDSLPACSEGSGDLDSRETLLAQKLKALMLQSEKQYCRNSAGHLAQDASCLLTPPNTPQSSDLAEPETECQDPHPQHQTAQCRDTVTQGEGGCEKHEIGEDEVFVVELQRAPSGLGLALVNGLETPLKMSGIYIKSVIPGTPAALSQKLRSGDRILAVNGLGLLDVDYHTGRELLQRSGESLHLLLSRESVYKAGVPKH